From a region of the Dehalococcoidales bacterium genome:
- a CDS encoding ferredoxin family protein: MKVDEDKCTGCLECVDFCPVEAIKEADVGGTVYIDQDECVECGVCLRVGCCEYEALWQPELEWPRILRAQFSNPGVVHPNTAIYGRGTDESKTNDVTGRYPRGGIGIAAELGRPGIGTRLRDVETVARAILPLGVEFEKDNPTYYLFEDLEQVRMRPDVLDERVLSAILEFKTTREKAPEVLKTLHRVAGEVDTAISINIGSKLEPDGTLPAEKAAIEAGFQLRPNGKSNLGLGRPLVE, encoded by the coding sequence ATGAAAGTAGATGAGGACAAGTGTACCGGCTGTCTCGAGTGTGTTGATTTCTGTCCGGTAGAGGCCATTAAGGAAGCCGATGTCGGTGGTACGGTGTATATTGACCAGGACGAGTGCGTGGAGTGTGGGGTCTGTCTGAGAGTGGGATGCTGCGAGTACGAGGCACTCTGGCAACCGGAGTTGGAATGGCCCCGAATCCTGAGGGCGCAGTTCAGCAATCCCGGCGTAGTCCACCCCAACACCGCCATCTACGGACGGGGCACCGACGAGTCCAAGACCAACGACGTAACCGGTCGCTACCCCCGGGGGGGTATCGGTATCGCCGCCGAGTTGGGCCGACCCGGCATCGGTACACGGCTGAGAGATGTCGAGACAGTAGCACGGGCAATACTCCCCCTGGGTGTGGAGTTCGAGAAAGACAACCCCACCTATTACCTCTTCGAGGACCTTGAGCAGGTCAGAATGCGGCCTGATGTCCTCGATGAACGAGTGCTTTCCGCTATCCTGGAGTTCAAGACCACCCGGGAAAAAGCCCCGGAAGTCCTGAAGACTCTTCACAGGGTCGCCGGAGAGGTAGACACCGCCATCAGTATCAATATCGGCTCCAAGCTCGAACCGGACGGCACCCTGCCCGCAGAGAAAGCAGCCATAGAGGCTGGTTTTCAACTCCGTCCCAACGGCAAGAGCAACCTGGGACTGGGACGACCTCTGGTCGAGTGA
- a CDS encoding MFS transporter encodes MVVAEEDLLSRIKNFRLRKVYFGWWTVLTGGLIALWGHGFHTYGFSALFKPISSELGFSRTVTSVAASIGRFEGGIEAPITGWITDRFGPRWIVILGIFCISLGLILMKYVNSLTTFYIFWGVLLGTGTNIALTLPMDTAISNWFIKKRGLALSIKWVFSGLSGVLVMPLVTWLITVQGWRDTCFIGGLVMGIIGLPLAWFFLKQHRPEYYGLLPDGAQPDEQSLDAEQMMQKGVEYAAETGETEFTVRQAMKTPSYWLLILTQMFHSLVMPVMSIHCIPFLTDRGIDPVQAAGMMAIWVTASIPARFLGGLIADRVSVNRLRFIIGGSYLLQAIGVAIFLQNPTTTTIYVWFVLYGIGQGIPMTVNPVMRARYFGRKSFGSIAGFSRMFMTPVGVIGPVYAGWIYDTTGSYMNAFIQFAIMLAASALLSTLIVPPKPPDRIHDVRNIM; translated from the coding sequence GAATCAAGAATTTCAGACTCCGCAAGGTGTACTTCGGGTGGTGGACGGTACTTACCGGCGGCCTCATCGCCCTCTGGGGACACGGCTTTCACACTTATGGGTTCTCCGCTCTTTTCAAACCCATTTCTTCCGAGCTTGGTTTTAGCCGTACCGTGACGTCTGTCGCCGCCAGTATCGGCCGGTTTGAAGGCGGTATCGAGGCTCCCATAACAGGCTGGATTACCGACAGGTTCGGCCCTAGATGGATTGTAATTCTCGGTATCTTCTGCATATCTCTGGGCCTTATCCTGATGAAGTACGTCAACTCCCTGACAACCTTCTACATCTTCTGGGGAGTGTTGCTCGGGACGGGTACCAACATCGCACTGACTTTGCCGATGGATACCGCAATATCGAACTGGTTCATCAAGAAGCGCGGCCTGGCACTGAGCATCAAGTGGGTATTCTCCGGACTTTCCGGCGTGCTGGTGATGCCGCTCGTTACCTGGTTGATAACTGTTCAGGGTTGGCGTGATACCTGCTTCATTGGCGGACTGGTAATGGGGATTATCGGTCTACCCCTCGCCTGGTTCTTCCTGAAACAGCACCGACCGGAATACTACGGCCTATTGCCCGATGGTGCCCAGCCTGATGAGCAATCCTTAGATGCGGAGCAGATGATGCAGAAGGGTGTCGAATATGCCGCTGAAACTGGAGAGACAGAGTTCACCGTTCGGCAGGCCATGAAGACCCCCTCTTACTGGCTGTTGATATTAACGCAGATGTTCCACAGCCTTGTCATGCCGGTGATGAGTATCCATTGTATCCCTTTTCTTACCGATAGGGGAATCGACCCCGTCCAGGCTGCCGGCATGATGGCAATCTGGGTCACAGCGAGCATTCCAGCCAGGTTTCTCGGCGGACTTATTGCCGACAGGGTCAGTGTCAACCGCCTTCGCTTCATCATAGGTGGGTCGTATCTTCTGCAAGCCATCGGTGTGGCCATTTTCCTGCAGAACCCGACGACTACTACGATCTATGTCTGGTTTGTTCTCTACGGTATCGGACAGGGCATCCCAATGACGGTAAACCCCGTGATGAGAGCACGCTACTTTGGGAGGAAGAGCTTCGGTTCCATAGCGGGATTTTCCCGGATGTTCATGACACCTGTGGGCGTTATTGGTCCGGTTTATGCCGGCTGGATATATGACACTACCGGCAGTTACATGAACGCCTTCATACAGTTCGCTATAATGCTGGCCGCCTCTGCCTTGCTCTCGACATTAATAGTACCACCGAAGCCACCCGACAGGATTCACGACGTGCGCAACATTATGTAA
- a CDS encoding DEAD/DEAH box helicase: MSTLSRFHPIITRWFLEEVGQPTEVQEDSWQRISGGEHVLITAPTGSGKTLAAFLWAINQLVTGQFTTGHTSVLYVSPLKALNNDIQRNLLGPLDELRNSFRKSEIPFPDIRVLTRSGDTPQSERHQMQRHPPEILITTPESLNLLLSSNGGRSILRGLATVILDEVHAVFGNKRGVHLMTAVERLVPLNDEFQRIALSATIRPLETVAEFIGGFRVEGDAHSPLHTPRTVSIVRSDTTKQYDIRVRFPEEAVDRQVQDSIWEPLAEQFKEIIGRNRSTLLFANGRRLCEKLALMLNEGEEAPIAYVHHGSLSREIRAEVERKLREGELRAVVATNSLELGIDIGSLDEVILVQSPPSVSSAIQRVGRAGHQVGEVCRGEIFPTHPQDLLEAAVLALAIPEHDMELTGPVLCPLDVLAQVIVSMAGIEKWDIDELYIQVTASYPYRHLSREQFDLVLNMLAGRYADARIRELKPRISIDRLDNSVVARKGALLTLYTSGGVIPDRGYFHLRHQETGALIGELDEEFVWEASTGQTFALGTQNWRIDRVTHNDVFVLPGNPRIMATPFWRGEENYRDFHFSERIGQFLETANNSLDDAAFIDTLQRDHRMDSTASEQLVAFLKRQKERTGCDLPHRHHIVVESVSTGPGGVPGNQLILHTTWGGRVNRPFAMALDAAWDTRYGQRLEMYTGNDCIVLQLPHDVGGDEVLSLVSSATVEQLLRKRLEGSGFFGARFRECAGRSLLLTRGKIGQRMPLWMNRMRSQKLLDSVVRYDDFPILLEAWRTCLQDEFDMESLRQVLAELESGAIQWSEAHTLYPSPMAQNVSWRQTNQYVYMTDEPTAGTTSRLRSDLLNHVVFTPGIRPGVAREPVAQFEMKRQRLAPGYSPETPRELVDWVKERLLIPVPEWERLLQVMHDDHDTDTDELLESLTERLVRISPPAASDALVTALETLPGIAHALYGEQKVATGPLVGSHAVPAGGVSMATGMIEDLDEVLTEVLGEWFQFYGPVTYDFVQATLGIEKQRLSLALEDLIDSQKVIMGPLVTDSTDECICDSENFEVLLRLARASAIPVFEPLDVEWLPLFLAHHQGVIDPADDIEGLFRCVEQLLCLPTPAALWESEILPARLHPYSTSWLDSAMQEGDLRWVGSENRRVAFCFEPDLDLMQGDREDATGTEESLDEESRLTDIFPRSVGRYDFSTLRALSGYRTDELSNALWQSVWRGRVTNDTFAALRRGIENRFRVPKLTATAPDLRHRGRRTGGRGGFARWRSSVPFAGNWFRLPAPEPDEDLLETEERMKDRARLLLDRYGILFRELPEREMPVFHWRNVFRALRLMELSGEVLAGYFFHGIPGPQFISHQAFHRLQRRLPEDAVYWINATDPASLCGVQLEAIRGSLPRRIAGTHLVYRGTRLVAISGRNGRTLIFKVLPDDPHLPEYLSPLRHLLTRQFQPVRRITIETINDEEAARSPYIDVLRTAFDVAIDYKNVILYRKAGQVQQDAEQV, translated from the coding sequence GTGAGCACTCTTTCTCGTTTCCACCCGATTATCACCCGGTGGTTCCTGGAGGAGGTCGGGCAGCCGACCGAGGTACAGGAAGATAGCTGGCAGAGGATTTCCGGTGGTGAGCACGTCCTCATTACGGCGCCAACCGGAAGCGGTAAAACGCTGGCCGCATTCCTCTGGGCAATTAACCAACTGGTGACCGGACAGTTTACCACCGGGCACACCAGTGTCCTGTACGTATCTCCCCTGAAAGCGCTCAACAATGACATCCAGCGAAACTTACTCGGGCCACTCGACGAACTTAGAAATTCCTTCCGGAAGTCGGAGATACCTTTCCCTGATATCCGCGTTCTGACCCGCAGCGGCGATACACCGCAGTCGGAACGGCACCAGATGCAGCGCCACCCGCCGGAAATCCTCATCACTACCCCGGAGAGTCTAAACCTCTTGCTCAGTTCCAATGGTGGCCGTTCAATCCTGAGGGGTCTTGCCACGGTAATCCTCGACGAAGTCCACGCCGTGTTCGGAAACAAGCGGGGCGTGCACCTGATGACGGCCGTGGAGCGACTCGTCCCGCTCAATGACGAATTCCAGCGTATTGCCCTATCGGCGACCATCCGCCCCCTGGAGACCGTGGCTGAGTTTATCGGCGGGTTCCGGGTCGAAGGGGACGCACATTCTCCACTTCACACACCACGGACTGTCTCCATCGTGCGCTCCGATACAACGAAACAGTACGACATTCGAGTGCGGTTCCCCGAAGAGGCGGTAGACCGTCAGGTACAGGATTCCATCTGGGAGCCGCTGGCGGAACAGTTCAAGGAAATTATCGGTAGAAACCGCTCGACGCTCCTATTCGCCAACGGCAGGAGGCTATGCGAAAAACTGGCGCTGATGCTCAATGAGGGGGAAGAGGCACCGATAGCATACGTGCACCACGGCTCCCTTTCCCGCGAGATACGCGCCGAAGTCGAGCGTAAGCTGAGAGAGGGTGAACTGCGAGCAGTGGTGGCAACCAACTCACTGGAGCTGGGTATCGATATCGGTTCGCTGGACGAGGTGATACTGGTACAATCGCCTCCCTCGGTCTCATCGGCAATTCAGCGTGTCGGCCGGGCCGGCCACCAGGTGGGTGAGGTCTGCCGGGGCGAGATATTCCCCACGCACCCTCAGGACCTGCTGGAAGCAGCGGTGCTCGCCTTGGCCATACCGGAACATGACATGGAACTCACCGGGCCTGTCCTGTGTCCTCTTGACGTGCTGGCACAGGTCATCGTCTCCATGGCAGGCATCGAGAAGTGGGACATCGATGAACTCTACATACAGGTTACCGCCAGCTACCCCTACCGGCACCTGAGCCGGGAGCAGTTCGACCTCGTCCTGAACATGCTGGCCGGACGCTACGCCGATGCCCGGATACGTGAACTGAAACCACGTATTTCCATTGACCGGCTCGACAACAGTGTGGTCGCCCGGAAAGGAGCTCTGCTGACACTGTACACCTCGGGCGGCGTGATACCAGACCGCGGCTATTTCCACCTCCGCCACCAGGAGACCGGCGCCCTCATCGGGGAGCTTGATGAGGAGTTTGTCTGGGAAGCATCGACCGGCCAGACATTTGCCCTGGGCACGCAGAACTGGAGAATCGACCGCGTCACGCATAATGACGTCTTCGTGCTTCCCGGCAACCCCAGGATAATGGCAACACCGTTCTGGAGGGGCGAGGAGAACTACCGCGACTTCCACTTCTCAGAGCGTATCGGCCAGTTCCTGGAAACTGCCAACAACAGTCTCGATGATGCTGCCTTTATCGATACGCTGCAACGTGACCACCGCATGGATTCCACTGCATCGGAGCAACTGGTTGCCTTCCTGAAGCGCCAGAAGGAGAGGACGGGCTGTGACCTTCCCCACCGACACCATATCGTAGTGGAGTCTGTCAGCACGGGGCCGGGTGGGGTGCCGGGGAACCAGCTCATACTGCATACCACCTGGGGTGGCCGGGTCAACCGTCCGTTTGCAATGGCGCTGGATGCTGCCTGGGATACCCGCTATGGTCAGCGACTGGAGATGTATACCGGCAACGATTGCATTGTGCTCCAGTTACCACATGATGTCGGTGGCGATGAGGTGCTCTCGCTGGTATCGAGCGCAACCGTCGAGCAACTGCTCAGGAAGCGACTGGAAGGCTCCGGGTTCTTCGGGGCCAGATTCCGCGAGTGCGCCGGGCGGTCATTGCTCCTGACGCGCGGCAAAATCGGCCAGAGAATGCCACTCTGGATGAACCGTATGCGCTCACAGAAGCTGCTCGATTCCGTTGTACGGTATGATGATTTCCCCATCCTGCTCGAAGCCTGGCGTACCTGCTTACAGGACGAATTCGACATGGAGAGTCTGCGGCAGGTGCTGGCAGAGCTTGAGTCAGGAGCAATTCAATGGTCGGAGGCGCATACTCTCTACCCGAGCCCGATGGCACAGAATGTCTCCTGGCGGCAGACCAACCAGTACGTCTACATGACCGACGAACCGACAGCGGGAACGACTTCCCGGCTGCGCAGCGACCTGCTCAACCACGTAGTCTTCACTCCCGGAATCCGTCCCGGCGTTGCCCGCGAGCCGGTAGCGCAGTTCGAGATGAAACGACAGCGACTCGCCCCGGGGTATTCACCGGAGACACCGCGAGAACTGGTGGACTGGGTCAAGGAACGGCTGCTGATTCCGGTACCGGAATGGGAGCGCCTGTTACAGGTAATGCACGACGACCACGATACTGATACCGATGAGTTGCTGGAGTCCCTCACCGAGAGGCTGGTACGAATCAGCCCACCGGCGGCTTCGGACGCACTGGTAACAGCCCTGGAAACACTGCCCGGAATCGCCCACGCCCTTTACGGAGAACAGAAGGTAGCAACAGGACCGCTTGTTGGCTCACATGCTGTACCGGCCGGCGGAGTTAGTATGGCCACCGGCATGATAGAAGACCTTGACGAAGTCCTGACCGAAGTACTGGGAGAGTGGTTCCAGTTCTACGGTCCGGTCACATATGATTTCGTCCAGGCCACGCTCGGCATCGAGAAGCAACGCCTGTCCCTGGCCCTGGAAGACCTGATTGACTCCCAGAAGGTAATCATGGGACCGCTGGTGACGGATAGCACCGATGAATGTATCTGCGATAGTGAGAACTTCGAGGTCCTGCTCAGGCTGGCTCGGGCAAGCGCCATCCCTGTCTTCGAACCACTGGATGTGGAGTGGCTGCCCCTCTTCCTGGCGCACCACCAGGGTGTTATCGACCCCGCTGATGATATCGAGGGCCTGTTCCGGTGCGTCGAACAGTTACTCTGCCTGCCGACACCGGCGGCTCTGTGGGAATCAGAAATCCTGCCGGCAAGACTGCACCCGTATTCCACCTCCTGGCTGGACAGCGCAATGCAGGAAGGCGACCTCCGCTGGGTGGGCAGTGAGAATCGTCGTGTAGCTTTCTGCTTTGAGCCTGACCTGGACCTGATGCAGGGAGACAGAGAGGATGCAACAGGCACGGAGGAGTCTCTGGACGAGGAATCCCGCCTGACCGACATATTCCCCAGGTCGGTAGGACGATACGATTTCTCGACACTGCGCGCGCTGTCCGGCTATCGCACCGACGAGTTGTCGAATGCGCTCTGGCAATCAGTGTGGCGAGGACGAGTCACCAATGATACTTTTGCGGCACTGCGTCGGGGAATCGAGAACCGCTTCAGAGTACCGAAGTTGACCGCTACTGCACCAGACCTCCGTCATCGCGGTCGACGGACCGGCGGCCGGGGCGGTTTCGCCAGGTGGAGAAGCTCTGTTCCCTTCGCGGGCAACTGGTTCCGGCTTCCTGCTCCCGAACCGGATGAAGACCTCCTTGAGACCGAGGAGCGGATGAAGGACCGGGCAAGACTCCTGCTGGACCGGTATGGAATCCTCTTCCGTGAGTTACCGGAGAGAGAGATGCCTGTTTTTCATTGGAGAAATGTCTTCCGCGCCCTGCGGTTGATGGAGCTTTCCGGGGAAGTGCTCGCCGGCTACTTCTTCCACGGCATCCCCGGGCCGCAGTTCATCTCACACCAGGCTTTTCACCGTCTGCAGCGGAGACTGCCGGAAGATGCCGTCTACTGGATAAACGCGACCGACCCGGCATCCCTGTGTGGGGTCCAACTTGAAGCGATCAGGGGGTCTCTACCCAGGCGCATTGCCGGCACACACCTTGTCTACCGGGGTACCAGGCTGGTAGCAATATCAGGGCGGAACGGCCGGACTCTAATCTTCAAGGTTCTGCCCGACGACCCGCACCTGCCGGAGTACCTGAGCCCGCTGCGCCACCTGCTGACACGACAGTTTCAGCCGGTACGCCGGATTACCATCGAGACCATCAACGACGAGGAAGCGGCGCGCAGCCCGTATATCGATGTACTCCGGACAGCCTTCGATGTTGCCATCGACTACAAGAACGTGATACTCTACCGGAAGGCGGGCCAGGTGCAGCAAGACGCAGAACAAGTTTAG